In one window of Pseudomonas chlororaphis subsp. chlororaphis DNA:
- the hutC gene encoding histidine utilization repressor — MITQQIESGNWPPHYRVPSESELVSQLGFSRMTINRALREMTAEGLLVRMQGVGTFVAEPKSQSALFEVHNIADEIASRGHRHTCKVITLGEEAAGSERAVALEMREGQRVFHSLIVHFENDIPVQIEDRFVNALVAPDYLKQDFTLQTPYAYLNQVAPLTEGEHVVEAILAEPEECKLLQIERGEPCLLIRRRTWSGRQPVTAARLIHPGSRHSLEGRFHK, encoded by the coding sequence ATGATCACCCAGCAGATCGAGAGTGGAAACTGGCCGCCGCACTACCGCGTGCCCTCGGAAAGCGAGCTGGTCAGCCAGCTGGGTTTCAGTCGCATGACCATCAACCGCGCCCTGCGCGAGATGACCGCCGAAGGCCTGCTGGTACGCATGCAGGGCGTGGGGACTTTCGTCGCCGAACCCAAGAGTCAGTCGGCCTTGTTCGAGGTGCACAACATCGCCGACGAGATCGCCTCGCGCGGTCATCGCCACACTTGCAAAGTCATTACCCTGGGTGAAGAGGCGGCCGGTTCCGAGCGCGCCGTGGCCCTGGAAATGCGCGAAGGGCAGAGGGTCTTCCACTCGCTGATCGTGCACTTCGAGAACGATATCCCGGTGCAGATCGAGGACCGTTTCGTCAACGCGCTGGTGGCGCCGGATTACCTCAAGCAGGATTTCACCTTGCAGACCCCCTACGCCTACCTGAACCAGGTCGCGCCGCTGACCGAGGGCGAGCACGTGGTCGAGGCGATTCTGGCCGAGCCGGAAGAATGCAAGTTGCTGCAGATCGAGCGCGGCGAGCCGTGCCTGCTGATTCGTCGCCGGACCTGGTCCGGCCGCCAGCCGGTGACCGCCGCGCGCCTGATCCACCCGGGTTCTCGTCACAGCCTGGAAGGGCGGTTTCATAAGTAA
- a CDS encoding HutD/Ves family protein, giving the protein MTQLNVLRAANYPRMPWKNAGGSTEEITRDAGVGLEGFGWRLSIADIGESGGFSSFAGYQRIITVLQGAGMTLTVDGEDTRALLPLDPFAFSGASQVACTLIDGPIRDFNLIYAPDRYSARLQWLQGGQRFFTQAGTVLVFSVAEEMRADLGGGVAALLERHDCLQLLGNPGLREVTVSGACCVIELTAI; this is encoded by the coding sequence ATGACTCAGCTGAACGTTTTGCGCGCGGCCAACTACCCGCGCATGCCATGGAAGAACGCTGGCGGCAGTACCGAAGAGATCACCCGGGACGCCGGCGTCGGCCTGGAAGGTTTCGGCTGGCGGCTGTCGATCGCTGATATCGGCGAGTCCGGCGGCTTTTCCAGCTTCGCCGGCTACCAGCGGATCATCACCGTGCTGCAAGGCGCGGGCATGACCCTGACGGTGGACGGCGAGGACACCCGCGCACTGTTACCGCTGGACCCCTTTGCCTTCAGTGGCGCCAGCCAGGTCGCGTGCACCCTGATCGACGGGCCGATTCGCGACTTCAATCTGATCTACGCGCCGGACCGCTACAGCGCTCGCTTGCAATGGCTGCAGGGTGGCCAGCGCTTCTTCACCCAGGCCGGCACGGTGCTGGTATTCAGCGTGGCCGAGGAAATGCGCGCCGACCTGGGTGGCGGTGTCGCCGCCTTGCTTGAGCGCCATGACTGCCTGCAACTGCTCGGTAACCCCGGCCTGCGGGAAGTCACCGTCAGCGGCGCTTGCTGCGTGATCGAACTGACAGCCATCTGA